From a region of the Argiope bruennichi chromosome 8, qqArgBrue1.1, whole genome shotgun sequence genome:
- the LOC129981940 gene encoding alkaline phosphatase, tissue-nonspecific isozyme-like, producing MVTGRQIIFLLLAMSGTTVFGSDFKISAAEQSPTFWFEMGQEDLQDSLRVVPNTRIAKNLIIFVGDGMGLSNVMAARVYQGQSEGRPGEDSQLSFEKFPYVALSKTYSVNHQVPDSASTATALFTGTKTNSATIGVSARARVNDCDSLFGNELTSILDWAQESGKATGLVTTTRVTHATPAALYGHSPHRDWESDSKMPKNASRCKDLARQLVEDLPGRDLRVIFGGGRRQFKPVTHMDSVANKTGARLDGLDLIDYWLKEKKNRNARAKYITTAAELAALNKGNVDYVLGLFNHNHMKFEVDKKKDHMEEPSLTDMTRAAINMLQKSNKGFFLMVEGGRIDHAHHLNNAKRALSETVSMADAVQAAINMTSSKDTLVVVTADHSHVLTVNGYPKRGNPILGVAGTSNKDNLTYTTLLYTNGPSYHMIHGKRRNLSGTDTESKNFFQDVLVPLSDETHGGEDVPIYATGPMAHLFRGVVEQSYVAHVMAYAACIGRNKQHCQRIGERLPLTAADDNSANHVQHSLYLFFIITFQIAIVFLLSRH from the exons AAGATTCTCTGCGAGTGGTTCCGAACACGCGAATAGCCAAGAACCTCATTATCTTCGTTGGCGATGGAATGGGCTTGAGCAATGTCATGGCCGCACGAGTTTACCAAGGCCAAAGTGAAGGTCGCCCTGGAGAGGACAGTCAACTCAGTTTCGAAAAGTTTCCGTACGTCGCACTGTCGAAG acatacAGTGTTAATCATCAAGTACCTGATTCCGCTTCAACCGCAACCGCTCTTTTTACCGGCACCAAGACGAACTCTGCTACCATTGGAGTGTCCGCTCGGGCCAGGGTCAACGACTGCGATTCTCTTTTCGGAAACGAACTCACCTCCATTTTGGATTGGGCTCAAGAGTCAG GGAAAGCAACAGGTTTGGTGACTACCACTCGAGTCACTCATGCTACCCCTGCTGCACTCTATGGCCATAGTCCTCACAGAGACTGGGAAAGTGACTCCAAGATGCCGAAGAACGCCAGCCGATGCAAAGATCTCGCAAGGCAGCTGGTGGAGGACTTGCCAGGGAGAGATCTCagg GTCATTTTCGGCGGTGGCCGAAGACAGTTCAAGCCCGTGACGCACATGGACTCCGTGGCGAACAAAACCGGCGCCAGGTTGGACGGCCTGGACCTCATCGATTACTGGCTGAAGGAGAAGAAGAATCGGAATGCCAGGGCCAAATACATCACGACCGCCGCAGAACTCGCCGCCCTCAACAAAGGGAACGTTGATTACGTTTTGG GCCTCTTCAACCACAACCACATGAAGTTCGAAGTGGACAAAAAGAAGGATCACATGGAAGAGCCTTCTCTGACAGACATGACGCGAGCAGCCATCAACATGCTGCAAAAATCGAACAAAGGATTTTTCTTAATGGTTGAAG GTGGAAGAATCGACCATGCTCATCATCTCAACAACGCTAAACGTGCTCTGTCCGAAACAGTATCCATGGCCGATGCCGTGCAGGCGGCAATTAACATGACTTCCTCGAAGGATACTCTCGTCGTGGTGACCGCTGACCATTCCCATGTCTTGACGGTCAATGGCTACCCGAAGAGAGGGAATCCTATCCTGGGAGTCGCCGGCACGTCAAATAAGGACAACCTCACCTACACCACGCTGCTCTACACAAATGGCCCCTCTTATCATATGATTCACGGGAAAAGGCGGAATCTTAGCGGCACGGATACAG AATCGAAAAATTTCTTCCAAGATGTTCTCGTTCCTTTATCAGACGAAACCCACGGAGGTGAAGATGTTCCTATTTATGCGACCGGACCCATGGCTCATCTATTCCGTGGTGTCGTCGAACAAAGCTATGTAGCCCATGTCATGGCATACGCAGCCTGCATCGGAAGAAACAAGCAGCACTGTCAGCGCATAGGGGAGAGGTTGCCACTGACAGCTGCAGATGACAACAGTGCAAACCATGTACAACATTCCTTATACTTATTCTTTATCATCACGTTCCAAATAGCTATTGTTTTCCTTCTTTCCAGACATTGA